From Leptolyngbya iicbica LK, a single genomic window includes:
- the qatB gene encoding Qat anti-phage system associated protein QatB, with amino-acid sequence MGTSKSYDGPKDRTPLLPPWAFPDTGNGAEPSPESPDSSLPNQPAEEQPSEKPPVDQPSPSTEPPQAIPGNSWRSAKISLGKTVTGGRSRASLAGSGRKYVGALGGARRASNTSRAGRASTARLGQFLSSVGSRGLNETLQSFGLSSFIGKDSESIFTAISNALAPAGASREEAIARRAVNEALEVLYEQVLLADGDLTKLDQMGTQEIAQALQASVSSYIYQRWLAELEVVLEKKAISANQAVRYERDMRVYIQECVELDMQGIDVLNMDWNGQAGQQFIDKIFTEAYRILEDSQ; translated from the coding sequence GTGGGAACGTCAAAATCCTATGATGGACCGAAAGATAGGACACCTCTTCTACCGCCCTGGGCGTTTCCAGATACCGGTAATGGAGCGGAGCCGTCACCCGAATCGCCAGACAGTTCCTTACCCAACCAACCCGCAGAGGAGCAACCTTCGGAAAAACCACCGGTTGATCAGCCTTCCCCTTCCACAGAGCCGCCTCAGGCAATACCAGGTAACAGCTGGCGTTCAGCGAAAATAAGTTTGGGGAAAACGGTAACTGGTGGCAGGAGCAGGGCTTCTCTTGCAGGATCTGGGCGCAAATATGTTGGCGCTCTAGGCGGTGCGAGACGGGCCTCCAATACATCTCGTGCTGGTAGAGCTTCCACCGCTCGCCTGGGGCAGTTTTTATCGAGCGTCGGCTCACGAGGACTCAACGAAACGCTCCAAAGCTTTGGGTTGTCATCTTTTATTGGAAAAGATTCTGAGTCAATTTTTACCGCGATTTCTAACGCCCTTGCTCCAGCTGGTGCTTCCAGAGAAGAAGCGATCGCCCGTAGGGCTGTTAATGAGGCTCTTGAGGTTCTATACGAGCAAGTTCTTCTTGCTGATGGGGATCTCACTAAACTTGACCAGATGGGAACTCAGGAGATTGCCCAAGCCCTCCAGGCATCAGTGAGTAGCTACATCTATCAGCGTTGGTTAGCTGAGCTGGAAGTCGTACTTGAGAAGAAAGCCATCTCTGCGAACCAAGCAGTTCGCTATGAGCGGGATATGCGGGTGTATATCCAGGAATGCGTAGAACTGGATATGCAAGGTATTGACGTATTGAATATGGATTGGAACGGTCAAGCAGGTCAGCAGTTTATCGACAAAATATTTACGGAAGCATATAGGATTCTGGAGGACAGCCAATGA
- the qatC gene encoding Qat anti-phage system QueC-like protein QatC produces MRWHLIVRIGSADFYTPTVASNEPRVIVSIDNPGDTFAIGNNLLKEVESRASLNPSSLAVDLVNFAIAIYTADLKIARSLSEDRWTRDLVVHLPVVNLDAWTGSRELAQEMLSFLTGDRWDIRFRQHECYEKWYVASSDAPTVDVVSLLSGGLDSLVGAIDLLEEGRNVAFISHYGAGMTKSFQDDVLRALEKEYGSLITPYSFYVQPPKKRTGSGEPSMRSRSILFLSLGTFVASLFSEKIPLVVAENGLISLNVPLTSARIGSLSTRTTHPHFIALYRKLLDSIGLDNPVELPYRFQTKGEMFEQVRNPEVLKRLVPVTMSCSHPESGRYLGKKPGNHCGYCVPCIIRRASLAAVGLDNDNCNIDILTEAPAYDTDRGRDFRAFQMVIERHKASGSKVSLFDVLESGPLPPDDIKEYVAMYSRGIDEVGQFLEPTLS; encoded by the coding sequence ATGAGGTGGCATCTGATAGTAAGAATAGGATCTGCGGACTTTTATACTCCAACCGTAGCCTCAAATGAACCACGAGTAATAGTTTCGATTGATAACCCTGGTGACACCTTTGCGATTGGAAACAATCTCCTCAAAGAAGTTGAAAGTCGAGCGTCGTTGAATCCGTCATCTTTAGCGGTTGACTTGGTAAACTTTGCAATTGCTATCTATACGGCGGATCTTAAGATCGCCCGGTCTCTAAGCGAAGATCGTTGGACCCGCGACTTAGTAGTTCACCTGCCGGTAGTGAACTTAGATGCATGGACAGGAAGTCGGGAACTAGCACAAGAAATGCTGAGTTTCCTGACTGGTGATCGCTGGGATATTCGCTTCAGGCAACATGAGTGTTATGAGAAGTGGTATGTAGCTAGCTCGGATGCTCCTACAGTAGATGTTGTTAGCCTTCTCTCTGGTGGACTTGATTCGCTTGTTGGAGCAATTGATCTCCTAGAGGAAGGGAGGAATGTAGCTTTTATAAGTCACTATGGTGCTGGAATGACAAAGTCATTTCAGGATGATGTCCTGAGAGCACTAGAGAAAGAATACGGTAGTCTCATTACCCCTTACAGTTTCTATGTGCAACCACCCAAAAAGCGAACTGGTTCGGGTGAGCCTTCTATGCGATCGCGCTCAATCCTATTCCTTTCATTGGGTACGTTTGTGGCTAGTTTATTCTCAGAAAAGATACCTCTTGTGGTCGCAGAGAACGGGTTAATTTCACTGAATGTACCTCTCACGAGTGCTCGAATCGGAAGTCTTAGTACACGAACAACCCATCCTCATTTCATTGCCCTCTACCGGAAGCTACTTGACTCTATTGGTCTAGACAATCCCGTTGAGTTACCGTACCGATTTCAGACCAAAGGAGAAATGTTTGAACAGGTTCGTAATCCTGAGGTTTTGAAAAGACTGGTGCCAGTTACAATGTCTTGCTCTCATCCTGAAAGCGGACGCTATCTCGGGAAAAAACCAGGTAACCACTGTGGCTACTGCGTTCCCTGCATTATCCGTCGAGCTTCACTAGCGGCTGTTGGACTAGACAACGATAACTGCAATATCGACATCCTTACCGAAGCACCAGCGTATGATACGGATCGGGGCAGGGATTTTCGTGCTTTTCAGATGGTAATTGAACGCCACAAAGCATCTGGCTCAAAAGTCTCTCTATTTGACGTCCTGGAATCGGGGCCTTTACCGCCAGATGATATCAAAGAGTATGTTGCAATGTATTCGCGAGGTATAGATGAAGTAGGTCAATTTCTTGAGCCGACACTTTCTTGA
- the qatD gene encoding Qat anti-phage system TatD family nuclease QatD codes for MEHRKLVDFHCHLDLFPNHLELLRECEELGIKTLTVTNAPRVWRQNQLFAQDCQHVRVALGLHPQLAHAYGNELNLFEQYLSETRYIGEVGLDGASGYSDSLDIQRKIFQKILRLCAQSGGKILTIHSRRAAREVIELIGTHLPPHKGRAVLHWFTGSTKEASLAVETGCYFSVNIKMLTSPQKIKLIERIPQDKILTESDGPFIKTGKSIMSPKDIGKVIEKLASIWSTDETSAALIVRNNLKNLLS; via the coding sequence TTGGAACATAGGAAGCTAGTCGATTTTCATTGCCATCTCGACTTATTCCCGAATCATTTAGAACTTCTAAGGGAATGTGAAGAGCTTGGTATTAAGACTCTTACCGTCACAAATGCTCCAAGAGTATGGAGGCAAAACCAGCTATTTGCTCAAGACTGTCAGCATGTCAGGGTTGCTTTGGGACTACACCCTCAACTAGCCCATGCATATGGGAACGAACTAAATCTCTTTGAGCAGTATTTATCTGAAACTAGATACATAGGAGAAGTTGGTCTCGATGGTGCATCAGGGTATTCAGACTCGCTAGACATTCAGCGAAAGATATTTCAAAAAATCTTACGTCTTTGTGCTCAATCGGGAGGGAAAATATTAACCATACATAGCCGTCGAGCAGCCCGTGAAGTCATTGAACTAATCGGAACTCATTTGCCACCCCACAAAGGCAGAGCGGTTCTGCATTGGTTTACAGGCTCCACTAAAGAAGCATCGCTTGCAGTCGAAACAGGGTGTTACTTTTCGGTCAACATCAAAATGCTCACTTCTCCTCAGAAGATAAAATTAATTGAACGCATACCACAGGATAAAATTCTAACAGAATCAGACGGACCTTTTATTAAGACTGGAAAATCGATCATGTCCCCTAAGGACATTGGAAAAGTAATAGAGAAGTTGGCTTCTATATGGTCTACTGACGAAACTTCAGCCGCTCTAATTGTAAGGAATAATCTTAAAAATCTACTTTCATAA
- a CDS encoding PDDEXK nuclease domain-containing protein: MPKQTSLFPDDNYAEFLNGLKQRIRTAQIKAALAVNQELVLLYWQIGQEILARQEERGWGSKVIDRLAKDLKREFPEVKGVSSRNLKYMRTFAEAYPDEAIVQGVLAQIPWYHNIALLEKVKAPEARLWYAQKTVKNGWSRNVLVIQIESDLYRRQGGAATNFDRTLPQPQSDLAKQLVKDPYHFDFLTISEGANERELERGLIDHIRNFLMELGLGFAFLGSQYPIVVSDKEFRLDLLFYHVHLHCYVVVDLKMGEFEPQYSGQMSFYVAAVDNQMRSDRDEPTIGIILCKSKDRTIVEYALQGSQQPIGVSTYQVQSQLPPDIQKNLPTVEQLEMELSTATEKIEDNTDSK, from the coding sequence ATGCCGAAACAGACCTCGCTTTTTCCCGACGACAACTACGCTGAATTCCTCAATGGTCTCAAGCAGCGGATCCGGACTGCTCAGATTAAGGCTGCCCTGGCGGTTAATCAGGAGCTGGTCCTCCTCTACTGGCAGATTGGACAGGAAATCCTAGCTCGGCAGGAGGAACGGGGCTGGGGGAGCAAGGTCATTGACCGGCTGGCCAAAGACCTGAAGCGGGAGTTCCCTGAGGTCAAAGGGGTCTCCTCAAGAAATCTCAAATATATGCGGACCTTTGCTGAGGCTTATCCTGATGAGGCAATTGTGCAAGGGGTGCTTGCACAAATTCCCTGGTATCACAACATCGCTCTGCTGGAGAAGGTAAAGGCCCCTGAGGCAAGGCTCTGGTACGCACAAAAAACCGTCAAAAACGGCTGGAGCCGCAATGTCTTGGTCATTCAGATTGAGAGCGACCTTTATCGACGCCAGGGAGGTGCTGCCACCAACTTCGATCGCACGTTGCCCCAGCCTCAGTCTGACCTAGCCAAACAGTTAGTGAAGGATCCATATCACTTCGACTTTCTCACCATCAGTGAAGGGGCCAATGAGCGAGAACTCGAGCGAGGGCTGATCGACCATATCCGGAACTTCTTGATGGAGTTGGGGCTTGGCTTTGCGTTCTTGGGAAGTCAATACCCTATCGTCGTCAGCGATAAGGAATTTCGGCTTGATCTCCTTTTCTATCACGTTCATCTCCACTGTTACGTGGTGGTCGACCTCAAGATGGGGGAATTCGAGCCCCAATATTCTGGGCAAATGAGCTTCTATGTAGCAGCAGTGGACAACCAAATGCGGAGCGATCGCGATGAGCCCACCATCGGCATCATTCTCTGTAAGTCGAAGGACCGCACCATCGTAGAGTATGCCCTACAGGGTAGCCAGCAACCGATTGGCGTTTCGACTTACCAAGTTCAATCACAGCTCCCGCCCGATATTCAGAAAAACCTACCCACGGTGGAACAGTTGGAGATGGAGTTGAGTACGGCAACTGAAAAGATTGAAGACAATACAGATAGTAAATAG
- a CDS encoding DNA-binding protein → MYITKEEVFTLAQQFKAEDRKITVSTIRTALGNRGSFSTISNHLREWRKEEREKSNNVSDEEIPAPIREVGSQMVRAVWKAASDWAQKEIRAIKRLAAEQTKESEEEVKEALQELESLQAKNATLESELSTIRSERDQLTQEAYSHSQVLEQIRGELEGAKSRWAELEKQVHTLSERVVQETARAATAEAQLSRVEKDLDRERSRSQDLSEKLTKEAREAAMYREKVAQLKK, encoded by the coding sequence ATGTACATCACTAAGGAGGAAGTCTTTACGCTGGCCCAGCAGTTCAAGGCTGAAGACCGGAAAATCACCGTCAGCACCATTCGAACCGCGCTAGGAAATCGCGGCTCCTTCTCCACCATTTCCAATCACCTCAGGGAATGGCGGAAGGAAGAGCGCGAAAAATCAAACAACGTAAGCGATGAGGAGATCCCTGCCCCAATTCGAGAAGTTGGGAGTCAGATGGTCAGAGCGGTCTGGAAAGCTGCTTCTGATTGGGCGCAAAAGGAAATCCGCGCCATTAAGCGACTGGCGGCAGAACAGACCAAGGAGTCTGAAGAAGAAGTCAAAGAGGCACTCCAAGAACTGGAATCCCTACAGGCTAAAAACGCCACCCTGGAGTCAGAACTCTCCACCATCCGCAGTGAACGAGACCAGCTCACCCAAGAGGCCTATTCTCATTCCCAGGTTCTAGAGCAGATTCGAGGAGAACTCGAAGGGGCAAAATCTCGGTGGGCTGAATTAGAAAAGCAGGTGCATACCCTTTCGGAGCGAGTAGTCCAGGAAACCGCTCGGGCTGCGACCGCTGAGGCGCAATTATCTCGGGTAGAGAAAGACCTGGATCGAGAGCGATCGCGATCGCAAGACCTCTCAGAAAAACTCACCAAAGAAGCACGAGAAGCGGCGATGTATCGGGAAAAAGTGGCACAGCTCAAGAAGTGA
- a CDS encoding tyrosine-type recombinase/integrase, protein MLRGAEFVLPPILHRAGKRATYRYVEFFTAEIRNLNTRLAYYRALTQFFGWLEDCYPDLGIHQVNSIIIAHYIEIHPGSALTRNQHLSAIKSLFRWLQADGVIVEDPAVEVRGVKHRAKQGKTPVLSDEEMVQLLSSIDTSNVMGLRDRALIATMFFSFARIGAVLGMNVGDYFPKGKRYWFRLHEKGGKYHELPTHHTAEEYLDQYLDAARLRDMKDNPLFQTAPGRSRKLSGKRLQRQEAWAMVKRRALAAGVSTEACNHTFRASGITNFLRNGGSRDNAQKIAAHEDIRTTALYDRRDDEVSLDEIEKIRI, encoded by the coding sequence ATGCTTCGAGGCGCAGAGTTTGTGCTGCCGCCGATTCTCCATCGCGCTGGCAAGCGAGCCACCTATCGTTACGTCGAGTTCTTCACCGCTGAGATTCGGAACCTGAATACGCGGCTCGCCTACTATCGAGCCCTAACTCAGTTCTTCGGCTGGCTGGAGGACTGCTATCCAGACCTCGGGATCCACCAGGTTAATTCCATCATCATTGCGCACTACATCGAGATCCATCCGGGTTCGGCGCTGACGCGGAATCAGCACTTGTCGGCGATTAAATCACTGTTTCGGTGGCTGCAGGCTGATGGTGTGATTGTCGAAGACCCGGCGGTAGAGGTGCGAGGCGTGAAGCATCGGGCGAAGCAAGGCAAGACGCCTGTGCTGAGTGATGAAGAGATGGTGCAGCTTTTGAGCAGTATCGACACATCTAATGTGATGGGGCTGAGGGATCGCGCGCTGATCGCCACCATGTTCTTTAGCTTTGCCCGGATCGGGGCGGTGCTGGGGATGAATGTGGGTGACTATTTCCCGAAGGGAAAGCGGTACTGGTTTCGGCTACATGAGAAAGGCGGCAAGTACCATGAGCTGCCTACCCACCATACGGCTGAAGAGTATCTGGATCAGTACCTTGACGCTGCGAGGCTGCGAGATATGAAGGACAATCCCCTCTTCCAGACAGCACCGGGGCGGAGTCGCAAGCTCTCGGGGAAGCGGCTGCAGCGGCAGGAGGCGTGGGCGATGGTGAAGCGGCGAGCGTTAGCAGCGGGGGTGAGTACGGAGGCATGCAACCATACGTTTCGGGCGTCGGGGATTACCAACTTTTTGCGGAATGGGGGGAGCCGAGATAATGCACAGAAGATTGCGGCCCATGAGGATATTCGAACGACGGCGTTGTATGACCGGCGGGATGATGAGGTGAGTTTGGATGAGATTGAGAAAATAAGAATCTAG
- a CDS encoding tyrosine-type recombinase/integrase, which translates to MKDGPLFQTAPGRSRKLSGKRLQRQEAWAMVKRRALAAGVSTEACNHTFRASGITNFLRNGGSRDNAQKIAAHEDIRTTALYDRRDDEVSLDEIERIRL; encoded by the coding sequence ATGAAGGACGGCCCCCTCTTCCAGACGGCACCGGGGCGGAGTCGCAAGCTCTCGGGAAAGCGGCTGCAGCGGCAGGAGGCGTGGGCGATGGTGAAGCGGCGAGCGTTAGCAGCGGGGGTGAGTACGGAGGCGTGCAACCACACGTTTCGGGCGTCGGGGATTACCAACTTTTTGCGGAATGGGGGGAGTCGGGATAATGCGCAGAAGATTGCGGCGCATGAGGATATTCGGACGACGGCGCTGTATGACCGGCGGGATGATGAGGTGAGTCTGGATGAGATAGAGAGAATTCGTCTGTAA
- a CDS encoding IS256 family transposase — protein sequence MAGRKNRNNKGGAADELTDMILKQVQESGGTKELYKNGDPVSGLVQKLYQALLEAEMSEHLEQESKEESAEPNSRNGKGKKRIRGDFGEVEITTPRDRQSTFSPQIIPKREKSVGNFTDKIISLYARGMTTREIEEHLGEMYGIEVSPQFITRATEAVQAEIVEWQSRPLEGAYPVVYVDGLRVSIRSGNNAGAVVKKCIYVVLGVSCTGKQEVLGLWVEETEGAKFWLKVFGDLEARGLKDIVILCGDGLKGLPEAVEAVYPKTDVQLCVVHQIRNATKFVSYKDRKKICAAMRPIYTSPTLNAAELALLEFKEQWGEQYPLSVASWERNWQRLSTFYKYPAGLRKTIYTTNTIESLNAQLRKNTSNRKVFPNDAAAIKILYLNIRNFTKKWTKRQGWDSLMNKLAIMFPGRLEAAQDLIAMQ from the coding sequence ATGGCAGGTAGGAAGAATCGCAACAACAAGGGCGGAGCAGCAGACGAGCTGACGGACATGATCCTAAAGCAGGTACAGGAATCGGGGGGTACCAAAGAACTCTACAAGAACGGCGATCCAGTATCCGGCCTAGTCCAGAAGCTCTACCAGGCGCTGCTTGAGGCGGAGATGTCGGAGCATCTCGAACAGGAGTCTAAGGAGGAGTCGGCAGAACCAAACAGCCGAAATGGTAAGGGTAAGAAACGGATCCGAGGAGACTTTGGCGAGGTAGAGATCACCACACCCCGCGATCGTCAAAGCACATTTTCCCCCCAGATAATCCCCAAACGGGAGAAGTCGGTCGGCAATTTCACCGACAAGATTATCTCGCTCTATGCGCGAGGTATGACAACTCGTGAGATAGAAGAGCACCTTGGAGAAATGTACGGTATTGAAGTGTCGCCCCAATTCATCACACGTGCGACTGAGGCAGTACAGGCCGAGATTGTAGAATGGCAGAGCCGTCCCCTCGAGGGAGCCTATCCAGTAGTCTACGTCGACGGTCTGCGGGTCTCGATTCGTAGCGGCAACAACGCTGGAGCTGTGGTAAAAAAGTGCATTTACGTGGTGCTCGGCGTCTCCTGCACCGGCAAACAAGAAGTGCTTGGCCTGTGGGTTGAGGAAACAGAGGGTGCTAAGTTCTGGCTCAAAGTCTTTGGAGACTTAGAAGCACGAGGACTAAAAGATATCGTCATTTTGTGCGGAGACGGCCTTAAAGGGCTGCCAGAGGCGGTAGAAGCCGTCTACCCCAAAACAGACGTGCAGCTGTGTGTCGTTCACCAGATTCGTAATGCTACCAAGTTTGTTTCCTACAAAGACAGAAAGAAGATATGCGCCGCCATGAGGCCCATCTACACCTCACCAACGCTCAATGCGGCTGAACTAGCGCTACTCGAATTTAAAGAGCAATGGGGAGAGCAGTACCCGCTCTCAGTCGCCTCGTGGGAGCGTAATTGGCAGCGACTGTCGACTTTCTACAAATATCCAGCTGGCCTCAGAAAGACTATCTACACCACCAATACAATCGAAAGTCTCAATGCGCAGCTGCGCAAGAACACTTCAAATCGCAAGGTGTTTCCAAACGACGCCGCAGCGATAAAGATCCTTTACCTTAATATCAGAAACTTCACGAAGAAGTGGACGAAGAGACAGGGCTGGGATAGCTTGATGAACAAGCTCGCTATTATGTTTCCGGGGAGGCTCGAAGCCGCTCAAGACTTAATAGCAATGCAATAA